The following proteins come from a genomic window of Brevibacillus antibioticus:
- the fabD gene encoding ACP S-malonyltransferase, with translation MTKVGVVFPGQGSQAVGMGKKLYEQFDLAREVFEEANEVLGFDLKKICFEGTMEELTKTDITQPAILTASVAAYRVMMEEAGIVPAYLAGHSLGEYSALTCTNAISFADAVRLVHLRGKFMQEAVPVGFGAMTAVYGVEVELIDQVCRQVSTAENLVVISNVNSTDQIVISGHAIAVEQASVKLKEQKAKLIPLKVSAPFHSPLMQPAADCMREELEKVIYNDLTYPVLSNVTALPYVSKESIIDNLTEQIVQPVQWLDSMKYLERHGVTTLIEMGPQTVLRNLMRKIAPSVEAYTYTDEKDAAIIREKRVAAAPAAEPDKLKFMIRCLAIAVCTKNNNWDNEAYSNGVIQPYRNVQRMVEELEQNNQEPTFDQFKAAYEMLQSVFETKQTPQEERDERFEQLFSETGTKELIKLLETQPAL, from the coding sequence ATGACAAAAGTAGGAGTTGTTTTTCCAGGACAAGGCTCACAGGCAGTGGGCATGGGGAAAAAACTGTATGAGCAATTCGATCTCGCTCGTGAAGTGTTCGAAGAGGCAAACGAAGTACTTGGATTCGATCTGAAAAAAATTTGTTTTGAAGGCACCATGGAAGAGCTGACCAAAACCGATATCACTCAACCGGCCATCCTGACAGCGAGTGTTGCCGCTTACCGGGTAATGATGGAAGAAGCGGGAATTGTGCCAGCGTATCTCGCGGGTCATAGCTTGGGTGAGTATTCGGCATTGACTTGCACCAACGCTATTTCGTTTGCTGATGCTGTGCGACTCGTTCATCTACGTGGAAAATTCATGCAGGAAGCGGTGCCTGTCGGTTTCGGAGCCATGACAGCAGTTTACGGCGTTGAGGTTGAACTGATCGACCAAGTCTGCCGACAAGTTTCTACCGCTGAAAACCTAGTCGTCATCTCCAATGTGAACTCCACTGACCAGATCGTCATCTCGGGTCATGCGATTGCCGTCGAACAAGCAAGTGTGAAGCTAAAAGAGCAAAAAGCCAAACTAATACCACTCAAAGTAAGTGCGCCATTCCACAGCCCTCTGATGCAACCAGCCGCTGACTGCATGAGAGAAGAACTGGAAAAGGTTATATACAACGACTTGACCTATCCGGTGCTCTCCAATGTGACGGCATTGCCATATGTAAGCAAGGAAAGCATCATTGACAACCTGACCGAACAAATCGTACAACCGGTTCAATGGCTTGACTCGATGAAATACCTTGAACGGCACGGAGTAACAACCCTGATCGAGATGGGACCGCAAACTGTACTCCGCAACTTGATGAGAAAAATCGCTCCATCCGTAGAAGCATACACCTACACTGACGAAAAGGACGCAGCAATCATCCGTGAAAAACGAGTGGCTGCTGCACCAGCAGCAGAACCGGATAAACTCAAGTTCATGATTCGCTGTCTGGCGATTGCCGTCTGCACCAAAAACAACAACTGGGACAATGAAGCCTATAGTAATGGTGTAATCCAACCTTATCGCAATGTTCAGCGTATGGTCGAAGAATTGGAGCAGAATAACCAAGAGCCAACCTTTGACCAGTTCAAAGCAGCCTATGAAATGTTGCAATCTGTATTTGAAACCAAGCAAACCCCGCAAGAAGAGCGTGATGAGCGTTTTGAACAACTTTTTTCCGAAACAGGAACGAAAGAGTTAATCAAGTTGTTAGAAACACAACCTGCCTTGTAA
- a CDS encoding type I polyketide synthase — protein MLNKFSDIKGKKMISFGQADQPQRMVDEVNKKDIAIIGMSGTFGQAKDLEEFWEILEEGKDCIRPIPEERKKDADAFLRLQGMNVDKLTYHEAGYMESIDQFDPPFFSISPKEASFMDPNQRKMLENVWGTIEDAGYGAQKIRGTRTGVYIGYSSDPLNDYKMMIFAANPAEISTSFAGNLKSVIASRISYLLDLKGPALIVDTSCSSALVAVHLACQAIKNGECEMAIAGGVKINLLTVKGDSISNVGIESSDGRTRTFDHASDGTGMGEGVASILLKPLHKALHDRDHIYAVIKGSAINQDGASIGITAPNVLAQEDVMVKAWKAAAVEPESISYLEAHGTGTKLGDPIEIDGITRAFSKNTSKKQFCAISSVKTNFGHLDHCAGMAGLVKMVLALQHKQVPANVHFQQPNRQIPFEDSPVYVVDRLTDWEVEGVRKGGVSSFGMSGTNSHVVLEEAPKQTIDTPAESVGIRVFTFSAKSEIALNKLIHSYQKSLLSKHCATLDDICFTVNTGRGQYSHRIALLAESKKELTDQLTRLSEVGFSEAQNDRVYVGTHTIVSDQKINKLVTEIYEGEKKSLDLQATELIRCIKSEARQAHHPSLSKLCELYVKGANVDWESFYYGKKYQRVSLPTYPFDKQRCWIPLPSTETETFAETHTDEQFYTLNWKPTDLSVKAKRPTKQGTILIFADERGVSTRLAEHFRQIGRDVILVEFGAHFAARSQNTYQISGSDDDYARLFAAIRSLHVTKLIHLSTMARQSACLNIGDLQQNLKKGIYSLFSIQKAYRLFENQHKIEITLVASHVNRVTGKEPSVYPEHQSYFALGKTIHLENTNLTCRCIDMDEHQPFETILNELEGDPTGAVVAYREGVRYTQEFDHFDAQSDPQPAQQIKEGGVYVITGGTGRLGLEVIKHLTAKHRIHVAIFHRSPLPERTEWRTLFAQGTDLVLGQKLQALLDCEQNGSSISCHQIDVTCENSLRATLQEIREQYGSINGIIHCAGKGVGRGAVSLAEEQMENLQRTLEPKLIGTWLLHKYTLDEPLDFFVLFSSSATLTGGIGTGAYTAANAYLDAFAGYRQQQGQPALTINWPTWAVTAGSAGISEANQLFSFLPTDRGLRAMSRLLGTSHPRIIVGNIRPNMLDLLEITGLGVSQRLKTSITFAEIPPQLAGVETDGYTNTQQTLIKIWTYVLGVQTFSIFDNFNALGGDSILALRLFKEMDKEFPGTVEPSDVFSYPSIALMSDYLDRQMEPENRNAGNVDDLLGRLSKGDLSVEEVAKLMKSAGDLNWN, from the coding sequence ATGCTGAACAAATTTTCTGATATAAAAGGAAAAAAAATGATTTCCTTTGGCCAAGCAGATCAGCCACAACGAATGGTAGACGAGGTCAACAAAAAAGACATAGCCATTATCGGGATGTCAGGAACGTTTGGACAAGCTAAAGATTTAGAAGAATTCTGGGAAATCTTGGAAGAGGGTAAAGACTGCATCCGCCCCATCCCTGAAGAGCGTAAAAAGGATGCGGACGCTTTCCTTCGCTTGCAGGGAATGAATGTCGATAAGTTGACCTATCATGAAGCTGGTTATATGGAATCGATTGATCAGTTTGATCCTCCTTTTTTCTCGATTTCTCCAAAAGAAGCCAGTTTTATGGACCCCAACCAACGAAAGATGCTCGAAAACGTCTGGGGGACGATTGAAGATGCGGGATACGGTGCACAAAAGATTCGCGGCACGAGAACCGGAGTATACATCGGCTACTCAAGCGACCCGCTGAATGATTATAAAATGATGATTTTTGCCGCGAACCCAGCCGAGATATCCACTTCTTTTGCGGGGAATCTAAAATCCGTTATTGCAAGCAGGATATCTTACTTGCTGGATTTGAAAGGTCCGGCACTTATAGTGGATACCTCCTGCTCCTCAGCGCTCGTCGCTGTGCACCTTGCTTGTCAGGCGATCAAAAACGGTGAATGCGAAATGGCCATTGCCGGTGGAGTCAAGATCAATTTGCTTACCGTAAAAGGAGACAGTATATCCAACGTTGGAATCGAATCATCAGATGGCAGAACACGCACATTTGATCATGCCTCGGATGGTACAGGTATGGGAGAAGGAGTAGCATCCATCTTGTTGAAGCCGCTCCACAAAGCTTTGCATGACAGGGACCATATCTATGCCGTGATCAAAGGAAGTGCCATTAACCAAGATGGAGCATCCATCGGGATTACGGCGCCCAATGTGTTGGCGCAAGAAGATGTGATGGTTAAAGCATGGAAGGCGGCAGCCGTCGAACCAGAGAGCATCTCCTATCTAGAAGCACACGGGACAGGCACGAAACTTGGTGATCCGATTGAAATTGACGGCATCACCCGGGCTTTTTCCAAGAATACTTCCAAAAAGCAATTCTGTGCGATCAGCTCAGTCAAGACCAATTTCGGCCATCTCGATCACTGTGCTGGGATGGCTGGTTTGGTCAAGATGGTCTTGGCGTTGCAACATAAACAAGTCCCTGCCAACGTTCATTTTCAACAGCCTAACCGTCAAATTCCTTTTGAAGATTCTCCTGTCTATGTAGTGGACCGGCTGACCGACTGGGAAGTAGAGGGTGTGCGTAAAGGCGGCGTAAGCTCATTTGGCATGAGCGGAACAAACAGTCATGTCGTACTTGAAGAAGCGCCGAAACAAACAATTGACACGCCTGCTGAATCAGTCGGTATTCGAGTGTTCACTTTTTCGGCGAAAAGCGAGATCGCTCTCAACAAGCTGATTCATTCCTATCAAAAAAGCTTGCTTTCTAAGCACTGTGCAACCCTTGACGATATCTGCTTTACTGTCAATACCGGACGAGGGCAATATAGCCACCGCATCGCCTTATTGGCAGAGAGCAAAAAGGAACTGACTGATCAACTCACTCGGCTTAGTGAGGTAGGCTTCAGTGAAGCCCAGAACGACCGCGTTTATGTCGGTACTCACACCATCGTGAGCGATCAAAAAATCAATAAACTTGTTACAGAAATATACGAAGGCGAGAAAAAATCCTTGGATTTGCAAGCCACAGAACTTATCCGTTGCATCAAAAGCGAAGCCAGGCAAGCCCACCATCCGTCACTGTCAAAGCTATGCGAGCTCTACGTCAAGGGCGCAAATGTTGACTGGGAGTCCTTTTATTACGGAAAAAAATATCAGCGTGTTAGTCTGCCAACCTATCCATTTGACAAGCAGCGTTGCTGGATTCCGTTGCCAAGTACAGAAACAGAAACTTTTGCAGAAACGCATACGGACGAGCAGTTCTACACACTTAACTGGAAACCAACAGACTTGTCAGTAAAAGCTAAGCGACCGACCAAACAGGGGACCATTCTGATCTTTGCAGATGAACGGGGAGTCTCTACGCGACTTGCAGAGCATTTTCGACAAATCGGACGAGATGTGATTCTCGTTGAGTTCGGGGCGCATTTTGCAGCCAGAAGCCAAAACACCTATCAAATCAGTGGTTCCGACGATGACTACGCCAGACTGTTTGCTGCGATACGATCGCTTCATGTAACGAAGCTGATCCACCTCTCCACTATGGCAAGGCAAAGTGCTTGCCTGAATATAGGCGATCTGCAGCAAAATCTTAAAAAGGGTATCTACAGCCTTTTTTCCATTCAGAAAGCTTACCGTCTTTTCGAAAATCAACACAAAATCGAGATTACACTCGTAGCTTCCCATGTCAATAGAGTAACTGGGAAGGAACCAAGCGTTTATCCCGAGCACCAATCGTATTTTGCACTAGGTAAAACCATACACTTAGAAAATACCAATCTGACATGCAGATGTATCGATATGGATGAGCACCAACCTTTCGAGACGATTCTAAATGAACTGGAGGGTGACCCAACAGGGGCTGTCGTTGCTTATCGCGAGGGTGTCCGCTACACACAAGAATTTGACCATTTTGACGCTCAAAGCGATCCTCAGCCAGCGCAACAGATCAAAGAGGGTGGTGTCTATGTCATCACAGGAGGCACAGGCCGCCTGGGTCTTGAGGTGATCAAGCATCTCACCGCCAAGCACCGCATCCACGTAGCCATATTCCATCGCTCGCCATTGCCGGAGCGGACCGAGTGGCGGACTCTATTTGCCCAAGGTACTGATCTTGTGTTGGGTCAAAAACTGCAAGCATTACTGGACTGCGAACAAAACGGTTCGAGTATTTCCTGCCACCAAATTGACGTCACTTGCGAAAATAGTCTTCGTGCGACGCTTCAGGAAATAAGAGAGCAGTACGGCAGTATCAACGGCATAATTCACTGTGCGGGAAAAGGCGTAGGCCGGGGTGCGGTTTCGCTTGCAGAGGAGCAGATGGAGAACTTGCAACGGACATTGGAGCCAAAGCTTATCGGGACCTGGCTGTTGCACAAATACACCCTCGACGAACCGCTTGATTTCTTCGTGCTTTTTTCTTCGTCCGCTACATTGACCGGAGGAATAGGAACAGGAGCGTATACCGCTGCAAATGCCTACCTAGATGCTTTTGCCGGCTACAGACAGCAGCAAGGCCAACCTGCACTTACGATCAATTGGCCTACATGGGCAGTAACTGCAGGTTCAGCTGGGATCAGCGAAGCGAATCAGTTATTTAGCTTTTTGCCAACGGATCGGGGACTCCGCGCCATGAGTCGTCTACTCGGCACCTCCCATCCGAGGATCATTGTCGGTAACATTCGGCCTAACATGCTGGACTTGTTGGAGATCACCGGCTTAGGTGTCTCTCAACGACTGAAAACATCCATCACTTTCGCAGAGATTCCACCCCAGCTTGCCGGAGTGGAGACGGATGGATACACCAACACCCAACAAACGTTGATAAAAATCTGGACTTACGTATTGGGTGTTCAAACGTTCAGCATTTTTGATAACTTTAACGCTTTGGGCGGCGACTCCATTCTAGCCTTGCGCCTGTTTAAAGAGATGGATAAGGAGTTTCCGGGGACGGTTGAACCATCCGATGTTTTCTCCTATCCGTCCATCGCTTTGATGAGTGACTATTTGGACCGACAAATGGAACCAGAGAATCGGAATGCTGGAAATGTAGATGACCTCTTAGGACGATTATCCAAAGGTGATCTATCGGTCGAAGAAGTGGCAAAACTGATGAAATCGGCGGGTGATCTCAATTGGAATTGA
- a CDS encoding non-ribosomal peptide synthetase: MDSGLKVQKIYNLTPMQEGMLYHSLLSQDSHMYFEQATLTITGELDLELLEQSVNLLISRHEVLRTNFVHEKLKKPQQVVFQERPIKLHVEDISSLSKVEEIGYLKQFIQQDKQKGFDLLRDPLLRFSVIKVAPKQYKLIRSYHHIIMDGWSQSVFTQELFSIYSQMKRNTPLHLSPVQPFQVYIDWINKQNKKEAYKHWQRYLQSYEETVTLPIYGTPRKVDTYIRSETCFDFSEDIQYKLSNLAKQHRTTLSTVMHMLWGLLLQKYNHVNDVVFGSVVSARPPQVEGIERMVGLFINTVPFRVKSEPDLTVSALLRRVSAESLASRAYEYVSLAEIQSQSVLKQDLLNHIVVFENYPRSKPAQADVEAGPGIEISDVEISEQTNYDLNVIIESEPKLAVQFNYNANVFDAAMIQKAGEHLQVIASAITENPDIRIQDLEILTLEEKHIILHAFNDTAVPYDSDKPVYRWIEEQAKKTPDQTAIVFGNESLTYRQVNEKANQLARLLRRQDVQADSIVVQISDRSFEMIIGLLAIWKAGGAYLPIDPFYPMDRIRYMMEDSGATILLTADPQGLGTHHFHGTIIDLRDPDLACEESTDLEQCASTENLAYLLYTSGSTGKPKGVMVNHQSVSNLLRALIDHIDFRSGKRIVSVTTPAFDIFVVETFIALALGLTVVVASDEELQDPELLCERLVRSQVQMIQTTPSRMQLLFNHSDFSDRSLHVTDIMIAGEAFPETLLSQLATYVPKASIYNIYGPTETTVYATLHPLTIDQPITIGKPLANMKVYIMDADNNLMPIGIAGELCIAGDGLARGYLNRSELTAEKFTQNRFGELIYRTGDLARWLPNGEIDYLGRMDSQEKIRGFRVELNEIKHCLNQHPLIQDAVVTIRNDSPSEKTIIGYYIGEQDIDVSELIEHLQKTLPYYMIPAYFVRVDEWPLTPSGKIDRNQLPEVEGSRSFSTGEFVAPTTQLELELSAIWRGVLELETISVHDNFFQVGGNSIKVVWMHSQINTKFPGRVRITDLFAYPTIAKLSAFIEEGMSDTLVLQPQMFPQRLLMQNGEASEDMELHVMLPLEVSAILHDTAEQASVSLEDVCLGTYAYFLSEITESLQVSLYTTALQSSQIIPLHIGMDSIDDLSTLFTQISHGRAAQSASGRTQSIEAPPTKEGLYLLFYSDAFPPSVGVDPFDLRMIIKPQTDRMQIVFEYRSSRVESNTVKEMLQSYAQFLSNLASHSVSQ, translated from the coding sequence TTGGATTCTGGGTTGAAAGTACAAAAAATCTATAATCTAACCCCTATGCAGGAGGGGATGTTGTATCACTCCCTGTTGTCACAAGACTCTCATATGTATTTTGAGCAGGCCACTCTAACGATTACAGGCGAGTTGGATCTGGAGCTGCTGGAACAAAGTGTGAATCTCTTGATTTCACGTCACGAAGTACTCAGAACCAACTTTGTTCATGAAAAACTAAAAAAGCCCCAACAGGTCGTCTTTCAAGAACGTCCTATCAAGCTTCACGTCGAGGATATCTCGAGCTTGTCAAAAGTGGAGGAGATTGGATATCTAAAGCAGTTCATTCAACAGGACAAGCAGAAAGGATTTGATCTGTTACGCGATCCACTGCTCCGTTTTTCAGTGATCAAAGTAGCTCCGAAACAATATAAACTGATCCGTAGCTACCATCACATCATCATGGACGGCTGGAGCCAATCAGTGTTTACGCAGGAATTGTTTTCGATCTATTCTCAGATGAAGCGGAACACTCCGCTTCATCTCTCCCCTGTGCAACCGTTTCAAGTATATATCGACTGGATAAACAAGCAGAACAAAAAAGAAGCGTACAAACATTGGCAAAGATATCTGCAGTCTTATGAAGAAACTGTTACCTTGCCGATCTATGGCACACCACGTAAGGTTGACACCTATATACGCAGTGAAACCTGTTTTGACTTTAGTGAGGATATCCAGTACAAACTGTCGAATCTGGCAAAACAACACCGAACCACCCTGAGTACTGTGATGCATATGCTGTGGGGCTTGTTGCTTCAAAAGTACAACCATGTCAACGATGTCGTATTTGGTTCAGTAGTCTCAGCCCGACCGCCGCAGGTTGAGGGAATTGAGCGAATGGTGGGTCTCTTTATCAACACAGTTCCATTCCGGGTGAAATCAGAGCCAGATTTGACAGTGTCTGCATTACTCCGCCGCGTGTCAGCGGAGTCGCTCGCATCCCGAGCCTATGAGTATGTGTCCCTGGCTGAAATTCAGAGCCAATCCGTTTTGAAACAAGACCTGCTGAATCACATTGTTGTTTTTGAGAATTATCCACGTTCGAAGCCTGCCCAAGCTGACGTGGAAGCGGGACCTGGGATCGAGATCAGCGATGTAGAGATTTCTGAACAGACTAACTATGACTTGAATGTCATCATCGAATCAGAGCCGAAGCTGGCAGTCCAGTTCAACTACAACGCAAACGTTTTCGATGCCGCCATGATTCAAAAGGCGGGCGAACATCTTCAGGTTATTGCCAGTGCAATCACTGAGAACCCCGACATCCGCATCCAGGATCTTGAAATCCTGACTTTAGAAGAAAAACATATCATTCTACACGCATTTAATGATACAGCAGTACCATATGACTCTGACAAACCGGTCTATCGCTGGATAGAAGAGCAAGCAAAAAAAACGCCTGATCAAACGGCCATCGTCTTTGGAAATGAGTCGCTTACTTACCGACAAGTGAATGAAAAAGCGAATCAGTTGGCCCGGCTGTTACGCAGGCAAGATGTACAAGCTGACAGCATCGTTGTACAAATCTCCGACCGTTCGTTTGAAATGATCATTGGACTCCTGGCAATCTGGAAAGCTGGGGGAGCCTACCTGCCGATCGACCCGTTTTATCCAATGGACCGCATCCGCTATATGATGGAAGATAGCGGAGCTACGATCCTTTTGACAGCCGATCCCCAAGGACTCGGTACACATCATTTTCATGGAACGATCATCGACCTGCGTGATCCTGATCTTGCTTGTGAAGAGAGCACCGACCTAGAGCAGTGCGCGTCGACTGAAAACTTGGCCTATCTCCTTTACACATCAGGTTCGACGGGGAAGCCCAAAGGGGTCATGGTGAATCACCAATCGGTTAGCAACTTGTTGAGAGCACTTATCGACCATATCGATTTCCGTTCGGGAAAAAGGATTGTGTCCGTTACAACACCGGCCTTTGATATTTTTGTGGTCGAGACGTTCATTGCATTGGCATTGGGTTTGACCGTCGTGGTGGCAAGCGATGAAGAATTGCAAGACCCTGAGTTGCTCTGTGAGCGGTTGGTGCGCAGCCAAGTGCAGATGATTCAAACTACGCCATCGAGAATGCAGTTGTTGTTTAATCATTCGGACTTTTCTGACCGCTCCTTGCATGTAACAGATATCATGATAGCAGGGGAAGCCTTTCCAGAGACACTGCTCTCACAATTGGCTACCTATGTACCAAAGGCTTCCATTTACAACATATACGGCCCAACAGAGACAACTGTGTATGCCACTCTTCATCCTCTCACCATCGATCAACCGATCACGATTGGTAAACCGCTTGCCAATATGAAGGTTTATATTATGGATGCTGACAACAATCTGATGCCGATCGGGATTGCCGGAGAGCTATGTATAGCGGGAGACGGCCTGGCCCGAGGATACCTAAACCGCTCGGAGTTGACGGCGGAAAAATTTACGCAAAATCGCTTCGGAGAACTTATCTATCGGACTGGAGATTTGGCCAGATGGTTGCCCAATGGGGAAATAGACTATTTAGGCCGGATGGACAGCCAGGAAAAAATTAGAGGCTTCCGCGTCGAACTCAATGAGATCAAGCATTGCCTCAACCAGCATCCACTGATTCAAGATGCAGTCGTGACGATTCGCAACGATTCTCCATCGGAGAAGACGATCATAGGCTACTATATTGGGGAGCAAGACATCGATGTCTCTGAACTGATCGAGCACTTGCAAAAAACCTTGCCCTACTATATGATCCCGGCTTACTTCGTTCGCGTGGACGAGTGGCCATTGACCCCGAGCGGCAAAATCGACCGCAACCAACTGCCCGAAGTAGAGGGGAGCCGTTCGTTTTCCACAGGCGAATTCGTTGCCCCCACGACTCAACTGGAACTGGAACTGTCCGCCATTTGGAGGGGTGTTTTGGAATTGGAGACGATCAGTGTCCATGACAACTTTTTCCAAGTCGGAGGAAACTCGATCAAGGTGGTGTGGATGCATTCACAGATCAACACCAAATTCCCTGGTCGTGTCCGAATCACCGATCTGTTTGCCTATCCAACCATCGCCAAGCTATCTGCTTTTATCGAAGAAGGCATGAGTGATACGCTCGTCCTGCAACCACAGATGTTTCCGCAGAGACTGCTCATGCAGAATGGCGAAGCAAGCGAGGATATGGAGTTACACGTGATGTTGCCGCTAGAGGTTTCTGCCATCCTGCATGATACCGCAGAGCAGGCAAGTGTCAGCTTGGAGGACGTCTGTCTGGGGACATATGCTTATTTCCTATCTGAAATTACGGAATCCTTGCAGGTCTCGCTGTATACCACAGCTCTGCAAAGCAGTCAGATCATTCCGCTTCACATCGGAATGGACAGCATAGACGACTTGTCTACACTCTTTACCCAAATCAGCCATGGTCGGGCTGCACAGTCAGCGAGTGGACGAACGCAATCAATTGAGGCTCCACCGACTAAGGAGGGGTTGTACCTTCTGTTCTATTCGGATGCTTTCCCGCCAAGTGTTGGGGTTGACCCGTTCGACTTGCGCATGATCATCAAGCCGCAGACAGACCGCATGCAAATCGTATTTGAATACCGTTCTTCCAGAGTAGAAAGCAACACAGTGAAAGAAATGCTGCAAAGCTACGCACAGTTTCTTTCTAATCTGGCCTCCCATTCCGTTTCACAATAG